In the genome of Deinococcus deserti VCD115, one region contains:
- a CDS encoding YqeG family HAD IIIA-type phosphatase — protein sequence MSLLRPDDVIDHITQITPEFLEVRGLRGLLLDLDNTLVPYGSYDEVHDMMRWASELRQAGIRLYLLSNATGRRAAFWLDKLGFAGVGMAGKPSPRAYRRAVAELQLPPTEVGMVGDQLFTDVLGGNLCGLHTVLVRPLISNALPHTRAARTLERAVLRRYGHDWNP from the coding sequence ATGAGCCTGCTCCGCCCCGACGACGTGATTGACCACATCACGCAGATCACCCCTGAATTCCTGGAGGTGCGCGGGCTGCGGGGGCTGCTGCTGGACCTGGACAACACTCTGGTGCCTTACGGCAGCTACGACGAGGTTCACGACATGATGCGCTGGGCCAGCGAACTGCGTCAGGCTGGTATCCGCCTGTACCTGCTCAGCAATGCCACGGGCCGGCGTGCGGCCTTCTGGCTGGACAAGCTGGGATTTGCAGGAGTCGGCATGGCTGGCAAACCCAGCCCCCGTGCTTACCGGCGGGCGGTGGCAGAGCTGCAACTGCCGCCCACCGAGGTCGGCATGGTGGGCGACCAGCTCTTCACCGACGTGCTGGGCGGAAACCTCTGCGGCCTGCATACCGTGCTGGTGCGTCCCCTGATCAGCAACGCCCTTCCGCACACCCGCGCGGCCCGCACCCTGGAGCGCGCCGTCCTGAGACGGTATGGCCATGACTGGAATCCCTGA
- the pgeF gene encoding peptidoglycan editing factor PgeF: MSADTEILMLLRAPHLLAPHAFTTRAGGVSTGVFGASHRNLSQGGLNLDDREDDAQAVMENRRRLGAALGFSPESYARLTQVHGTDVITAQGPGLWTGDALVTDRSGVLLTIGTADCYPILFEDPHAGVIGAAHAGWKGTLGRIAAYTVQAMTRLGAVPERLKVAVGPGICGARYEVSPELAGQFQKAGLGHAVVLNNGRVHLDLAAANLSVLREAGVPEGNVWLSGRCSTEEDFYSYRRDAGRTGRMWAVIGRRLPAEVQA, translated from the coding sequence ATGAGCGCCGATACTGAAATCCTGATGCTGCTCCGCGCTCCTCATCTTCTGGCGCCGCACGCTTTTACCACGCGCGCAGGCGGGGTGTCGACTGGTGTTTTTGGTGCCTCACACCGCAATCTGAGCCAAGGTGGCCTGAATCTCGACGACCGTGAAGACGATGCTCAGGCTGTCATGGAAAACCGGCGGCGCCTTGGGGCGGCCCTGGGCTTTTCCCCGGAGTCCTACGCCCGCCTGACCCAGGTACACGGCACCGACGTGATCACCGCCCAGGGTCCGGGTCTGTGGACCGGCGACGCGCTGGTCACGGACAGAAGCGGTGTGCTGCTGACCATCGGTACCGCAGACTGCTACCCGATTCTGTTTGAAGACCCGCACGCCGGAGTTATTGGGGCGGCCCATGCCGGCTGGAAGGGCACGCTGGGGCGCATTGCCGCGTATACCGTGCAGGCCATGACACGGCTGGGCGCTGTCCCGGAACGCCTGAAGGTCGCCGTAGGCCCCGGCATCTGCGGAGCACGGTACGAGGTCAGCCCGGAACTGGCAGGGCAATTTCAGAAGGCTGGTCTGGGCCACGCAGTCGTGCTGAACAATGGGAGGGTGCACCTTGATCTCGCCGCGGCCAACCTCAGCGTACTGCGTGAGGCGGGCGTCCCCGAAGGCAACGTATGGCTCAGCGGACGCTGCTCGACTGAAGAGGACTTCTACTCCTACCGCCGCGACGCAGGCCGCACCGGGCGAATGTGGGCCGTGATCGGGCGCAGGCTGCCCGCAGAGGTGCAGGCATGA
- a CDS encoding enoyl-ACP reductase FabI, whose amino-acid sequence MSVSVDLSSKTALVMGVANSRSLGWAIAEQLLKAGARVGFSYQGERLQGELQKLTAGYENTWIQQADATNEDEMTALFARVKEEFGQLDILVHSIAFAPRSAMEGRFLDTTPEDWNTALTVSAYTLVSAARHAEPLLRDGSSIVSLTYHASQQVVPKYNVMGVAKAALEAATRYLAADFGEREIRVNTISAGPMRTIAARSIPGFGGLYDKGARNAAFGRNATPEEVGKLALFLLSDLGTGVTGQTVYVDAGLSIMTVKE is encoded by the coding sequence ATGAGTGTGAGCGTTGACCTTTCCAGCAAGACGGCCCTGGTGATGGGCGTGGCCAATTCCCGCAGCCTGGGTTGGGCCATTGCCGAGCAGCTGCTGAAGGCCGGAGCCCGCGTGGGCTTTTCTTACCAGGGCGAGCGGCTGCAGGGCGAACTGCAGAAGCTGACGGCGGGGTACGAAAACACCTGGATCCAGCAGGCTGACGCCACCAACGAGGACGAGATGACGGCCCTCTTCGCCCGCGTGAAAGAGGAATTCGGGCAACTGGACATCCTGGTGCACTCGATTGCTTTTGCTCCGCGCAGCGCTATGGAGGGCCGCTTCCTCGACACCACACCAGAAGACTGGAACACCGCCCTGACCGTCAGTGCCTACACGCTGGTGTCGGCGGCACGTCATGCAGAGCCTCTGCTGCGCGACGGATCGAGCATCGTAAGCCTGACCTACCACGCCTCGCAGCAGGTCGTACCCAAGTACAACGTGATGGGCGTGGCCAAAGCGGCGCTGGAAGCGGCCACACGCTACCTGGCCGCCGACTTCGGCGAGCGCGAGATCCGCGTCAACACCATCAGCGCCGGCCCCATGCGCACCATCGCGGCCCGCAGCATCCCGGGCTTCGGCGGGCTGTACGACAAAGGCGCGCGCAACGCAGCGTTTGGCCGCAACGCCACCCCTGAAGAGGTCGGCAAACTGGCTCTGTTCCTGCTTTCGGACCTGGGCACCGGCGTGACCGGGCAGACGGTCTATGTCGACGCGGGTCTGAGCATCATGACGGTCAAGGAGTAA
- a CDS encoding isochorismatase family protein, whose translation MNRKATALVLLNAQRHYLEEQPDEPVLSRVWQTQLQAAREAGHLIVFVQWDGPPGSSGETFSRGWVIHPDLRAEAGDLRVRATSPDAFNSSGLDILLRSQRVETVNLLALPDSEEGQVTAHTAQTLGYTVHAVLTQA comes from the coding sequence ATGAACCGGAAGGCCACAGCACTCGTGCTCCTGAACGCGCAGCGACATTATCTGGAAGAGCAGCCGGACGAGCCAGTACTGTCGCGGGTCTGGCAGACCCAGCTCCAGGCCGCGCGTGAAGCCGGTCATCTGATTGTGTTCGTCCAGTGGGACGGCCCCCCGGGCAGCTCGGGCGAAACCTTCTCCCGTGGCTGGGTCATCCATCCTGATCTGCGGGCCGAAGCCGGCGACCTGCGGGTACGCGCCACCTCGCCTGACGCCTTTAACAGCAGTGGCCTCGACATCCTGCTGCGCAGTCAAAGGGTAGAGACAGTGAATCTCCTGGCCCTGCCAGACAGTGAGGAAGGACAGGTCACTGCCCACACCGCACAGACGCTGGGCTACACGGTTCATGCGGTTCTGACGCAGGCCTGA